A single window of Salvia splendens isolate huo1 chromosome 8, SspV2, whole genome shotgun sequence DNA harbors:
- the LOC121743975 gene encoding probable methyltransferase TCM_000336 — translation MEVVVEKVFHMNGGGGDTSYHLNSSLQKNAAERINELAIEAMEQTYSALRPESLGIADLGCSSASNALRYIKMAVNSFMSTPEFRVCLNDLPTNDFNTLFKTLPDFYQDLKEGNNNPSVFVAAYPGSFYGRLFPHKSLHFVFSFCALQWLSRIPPGIYDDQGRSLNRESVYITKKSPRQVIDAYAKQFAEDLWAFLEGRAVEVMSGGRMALLIAGRKISDYFSLDKTFLWENLYQSFLTLVSKGKIEKEMVESYDVHFYEPCKQEIEDIVRKEGSFELERFEIVEKEIDSSFSGVVMAKAVRAVQQSMISHHFGEGIMDELFDEYAKLLDKEIATNNYKVIHIAVVLTKL, via the exons ATGGAGGTGGTAGTGGAGAAAGTGTTTCACATGAATGGAGGTGGCGGAGACACAAGCTATCACCTAAACTCTTCACTTCAG AAAAATGCTGCTGAGAGGATAAATGAATTAGCCATAGAAGCTATGGAACAAACGTATTCTGCGTTGAGGCCGGAAAGCCTTGGCATAGCTGATCTTGGCTGCTCGTCTGCCTCCAACGCACTGCGCTACATCAAAATGGCTGTCAATAGCTTTATGAGCACGCCCGAGTTTCGTGTCTGCCTCAATGATCTCCCAACCAATGACTTCAACACCCTTTTTAAGACATTGCCGGATTTTTACCAAGATTTGAAGGAAGGAAACAACAATCCATCAGTTTTCGTGGCTGCATATCCAGGCAGTTTTTATGGCAGGCTTTTCCCACACAAGAGCTTGCACTTTGTGTTTTCCTTCTGCGCTTTGCAGTGGCTATCACGG ATTCCTCCAGGGATCTACGACGATCAAGGGCGGTCTCTTAACCGAGAGAGCGTATACATAACTAAGAAGAGCCCGCGTCAAGTCATCGATGCATACGCGAAGCAATTCGCTGAAGATTTGTGGGCCTTCTTAGAGGGTCGAGCGGTGGAAGTGATGAGCGGGGGAAGGATGGCACTGCTGATTGCCGGGAGGAAGATTTCCGACTATTTCTCCCTCGACAAAACATTCCTCTGGGAAAATCTCTATCAATCTTTCCTCACACTTGTTTCCAAA GGTAAAATTGAGAAAGAAATGGTGGAGTCTTACGATGTTCACTTTTATGAGCCGTGCAAACAAGAAATAGAAGATATAGTGAGAAAGGAAGGGTCGTTCGAATTGGAGCGTTTTGAAATTGTGGAGAAGGAGATAGATTCGAGCTTCTCTGGTGTAGTGATGGCCAAAGCAGTGAGGGCAGTTCAGCAGTCCATGATTTCTCATCACTTTGGAGAGGGGATAATGGATGAATTGTTTGATGAGTATGCCAAATTGTTGGATAAAGAGATAGCTACCAATAATTATAAGGTCATTCACATTGCTGTTGTTCTCACAAAATTGTAG